From Catharus ustulatus isolate bCatUst1 chromosome 6, bCatUst1.pri.v2, whole genome shotgun sequence, a single genomic window includes:
- the STYX gene encoding serine/threonine/tyrosine-interacting protein has protein sequence MELAKPAFPALPQAKEDSEDWTYPMRREMQEILPGLFLGPYSSAMKSKLPILQKHGITHVICIRQNIEANFIKPNFQQLFRYLVLDIADNPVENIIRFFPMTKEFIDGSLQSGGKVLVHGNAGISRSAALVIAYIMETFGVKYRDAFTYVQERRFCINPNAGFVHQLQEYEAIYLAKLTIQMMSPLQLERSLSVPAGSTGSLKRMHEEDEDLGTMQVAAAQNG, from the exons ATGGAGCTCGCCAAGCCGGCCTTCCCCGCGCTGCCGCAGGCCAAAGAGGACTCTGAG gattggACCTATCCCATGAGGAGAGAGATGCAG GAAATCTTACCTGGCTTATTTTTAGGCCCATATTCTTCAGCTATGAAAAGCAAG CTACCTATACTCCAGAAACATGGAATAACCCATGTCATATGCATACGGCAAAACATTGAAGCAAATTTTATTAAACCAAACTTCCAGCAGTTATTTAG GTATTTAGTGTTGGATATTGCAGATAATCCAGTGGAGAATATAATCCGATTTTTCCCTATG actAAAGAATTTATTGATGGAAGTTTACAAAGTGGAG gaaAAGTTCTTGTCCATGGGAACGCAGGGATTTCTAGAAG tgctgccttAGTTATTGCATACATAATGGAAACATTTGGGGTGAAGTACAG GGATGCATTTACTTATGTCCAAGAAAGAAGATTCTGTATTAATCCTAATGCTGGATTTGTCCATCAACTTcag GAATATGAAGCCATCTATCTAGCAAAATTAACCATCCAGATGATGtcacctctgcagctggagagatCCCTCTCagtcccagctggcagcacag GAAGTTTGAAGAGGATGCACGAGGAGGATGAAGATCTGGGCACCATGCAGGTGGCGGCGGCACAGAACGGGTGA
- the GNPNAT1 gene encoding glucosamine 6-phosphate N-acetyltransferase isoform X1 — MPLHPGGALSWPCVRSHCAAMMPVATVMLDDTPMFDPRILQELDWSENTTTFSPAISPLDPGDGLVLRPLCTADLNRGFFKVLGQLTETGVVSPEQFIKTFEHMKRSGDYYVTVVEDTNLGQIVATATLVIEHKFTHSCAKRGRIEDVVVSGECRGKQLGKLLISTLTLLSKRLNCYKITLECLPKNVDFYKKFGYLVSDENYMFQRFFN; from the exons ATGCCCCTCCACCCGGGGGGTGCCCTCAGTTGGCCGTGTGTGAG ATCTCATTGTGCAGCCATGATGCCCGTGGCCACCGTGATGCTCGATGACACGCCCATGTTTGACCCCAGGATCCTGCAGGAACTCGACTGGAGTGAGAACACCACCACcttttctcctgccatttctccccTGGACCCAGGGGATGGGCTGGTCCTCAGACCACTCTGCACAGCTGATTTAAATCGAG GGTTTTTTAAGGTTCTGGGTCAGCTGACGGAAACTGGAGTGGTGAGCCCGGAGCAGTTCATCA AAACCTTTGAGCACATGAAGAGATCTGGAGATTACTACGTGACCGTGGTGGAGGACACAAACCTGGGGCAGATCGTTGCCACGGCAACGCTGGTGATAGAGCACAAATTCACTCACTCCTGTGCCAAG AGAGGCAGGATAGAAGATGTGGTGGTCAGTGGGGAGTGCAGAGGGAAGCAGCTTGGAAAACT ATTAATATCCACCCTCACCTTGCTCAGTAAGAGACTGAACTGTTACAAAATCACACTCGAGTGTCTGCCCAAAAATGTGGATTTCTACAAGAAGTTTGGCTATTTGGTATCTGATGAGAACTACATGTTTCAACGGTTCTTTAATTAA
- the GNPNAT1 gene encoding glucosamine 6-phosphate N-acetyltransferase isoform X2 yields the protein MMPVATVMLDDTPMFDPRILQELDWSENTTTFSPAISPLDPGDGLVLRPLCTADLNRGFFKVLGQLTETGVVSPEQFIKTFEHMKRSGDYYVTVVEDTNLGQIVATATLVIEHKFTHSCAKRGRIEDVVVSGECRGKQLGKLLISTLTLLSKRLNCYKITLECLPKNVDFYKKFGYLVSDENYMFQRFFN from the exons ATGATGCCCGTGGCCACCGTGATGCTCGATGACACGCCCATGTTTGACCCCAGGATCCTGCAGGAACTCGACTGGAGTGAGAACACCACCACcttttctcctgccatttctccccTGGACCCAGGGGATGGGCTGGTCCTCAGACCACTCTGCACAGCTGATTTAAATCGAG GGTTTTTTAAGGTTCTGGGTCAGCTGACGGAAACTGGAGTGGTGAGCCCGGAGCAGTTCATCA AAACCTTTGAGCACATGAAGAGATCTGGAGATTACTACGTGACCGTGGTGGAGGACACAAACCTGGGGCAGATCGTTGCCACGGCAACGCTGGTGATAGAGCACAAATTCACTCACTCCTGTGCCAAG AGAGGCAGGATAGAAGATGTGGTGGTCAGTGGGGAGTGCAGAGGGAAGCAGCTTGGAAAACT ATTAATATCCACCCTCACCTTGCTCAGTAAGAGACTGAACTGTTACAAAATCACACTCGAGTGTCTGCCCAAAAATGTGGATTTCTACAAGAAGTTTGGCTATTTGGTATCTGATGAGAACTACATGTTTCAACGGTTCTTTAATTAA